The Methanobrevibacter oralis genome segment CTATTTATTATGCTATAGATTACTTGTGGGAAGGTTTTGATAGTTTAACTAGTTTCCGTGTCGATGTTGCTTTACTTGATGGGGCTGCTGTTGCAGGTGCATTATTACAAAGAAACTTCAAACCAGCTAGTTCTATGATGTTCTTATTGTCTATTTCCGATGCATTAGAAGACTACACCGTACAAAAAGCTAAAAGTACTTTAAGAGACAGTTTAGCTTTAAATATCGATACTCTATGGGTCGTAGGAGAAGATGGTACCGAAATACAATGTCCTGCAGCGGATATTAGAAAAGGAGATAAAATCAAAGTTCACATGGGTGATGTAATTCCTGTGGATGGTAAAGTAATTGATGGAGAAGGTATGGTTAATGAGTCTTCAATGACTGGAGAACCGTTAGCTGTTCATAAATCAAACGGAAAAACTGTTCATGCAGGTACAGTTGTAGAAGAAGGAAACCTAATTATTGAAGTTTTCTCAATTAATAAGGAAACAAGGTTGAACAAGATTATAGATCTAATCGAAAACTCTGAGGAGTATAAGGCTGATGCTCAAAGTAGAGCTGAAAAATTAGCTGATTCAATTGTTCCATATAGTTTCTTAACAACATTTTTAACTTATTTAATTACTAGAAATGCTACGAAAGCATTATCTGTATTAATGGTTGATTTTTCATGTGCGATTAAGTTAACTACTCCATTATCTGTAATTTCGGCTATGAGGGAAGCATCTGATCATAGGATGATGGTTAAAGGTGGAAAATTCCTTGAAAACTATGCAATCGCTGATACAATTGTATTTGACAAAACTGGAACATTAACTAATGCATCTCCAAAAGTTGTTGAAGTTATTCCAATGTCAAAAAGATATGGTCGTGATGAGCTTTTAAGAATGGCTGCATGTATTGAGGAACACTTTGCACACAGTATTGCAACTGCTATTGTAAAACAAGCTGAAGAAGAAGGTCTCAAGCATGAAGAGGATCACAGTGAAGTAGAATACATTGTAGCTCATGGTATTGTTACTCAATATGATGATAAAAGGGCTCTTATTGGTAGTGCTCATTTCTTATTTGATGACGAAAAAGTTAAGGTTACCAAAACTCAACAAAAAAGAATAGATAAAGAGGTAAAAGACCATTCTGTTGTTTACTTTGCAATTGATGGAAAACTTGAAGCATTGATTTGTATTGAAGATCCTGTTAGAGTGGAAGCAAAATATGTTATTGAAGAACTCAAAGAGTTAGGTATTAAAAATATAGTAATGCTTACTGGTGATAGTGAAAGTGGTGCAAAAAGTATTGCTAATGCTTTAGGCATTGATAAATACGAATCTCAAGTACTTCCAGAAGATAAATCTAGAATTGTTGAGAAACTAAAAGAAGAAGGAAAAACTGTAATCATGGTCGGGGATGGTATTAATGA includes the following:
- a CDS encoding heavy metal translocating P-type ATPase; the encoded protein is MKYQVMYDKGTRLRVRSGQWAFTKEEGYGLASLLLENDFIIEVFTSHRNGSLLIYYENVENKGKIFDILNNITIDDLFEGEPTQAQLSREITDDFLLKLSKMVLGRLLGNIFYPIPLRNLITIYYAIDYLWEGFDSLTSFRVDVALLDGAAVAGALLQRNFKPASSMMFLLSISDALEDYTVQKAKSTLRDSLALNIDTLWVVGEDGTEIQCPAADIRKGDKIKVHMGDVIPVDGKVIDGEGMVNESSMTGEPLAVHKSNGKTVHAGTVVEEGNLIIEVFSINKETRLNKIIDLIENSEEYKADAQSRAEKLADSIVPYSFLTTFLTYLITRNATKALSVLMVDFSCAIKLTTPLSVISAMREASDHRMMVKGGKFLENYAIADTIVFDKTGTLTNASPKVVEVIPMSKRYGRDELLRMAACIEEHFAHSIATAIVKQAEEEGLKHEEDHSEVEYIVAHGIVTQYDDKRALIGSAHFLFDDEKVKVTKTQQKRIDKEVKDHSVVYFAIDGKLEALICIEDPVRVEAKYVIEELKELGIKNIVMLTGDSESGAKSIANALGIDKYESQVLPEDKSRIVEKLKEEGKTVIMVGDGINDSPALAVADVSVSMKNSSDIAREVADISLLSDDLYDLVTLRKLSTGMFDKIYINYHGIVAVNSTLIALGILGTITPATSSMIHNLSTMLFGVMSTRSVLDEDEYTPDIEVEAIEVADTS